One genomic segment of Theobroma cacao cultivar B97-61/B2 chromosome 6, Criollo_cocoa_genome_V2, whole genome shotgun sequence includes these proteins:
- the LOC18596649 gene encoding uncharacterized protein LOC18596649, whose translation MVTKLQRRTAPRRKLHLLRTLTNSKSVKRSSVVLNVLLHIYKLKVKLEEIQREYQNLMAIKNEYLTLLEHVQIPKEVKVEKIGEEFVVKVTCNKGGDKLVSILEAFDELGLNVLQARVSCNHFFSMEAIAVAQDQQTTDIKDVTQAVLKAIEKHGGGEETLVT comes from the exons atggTAACTAAGCTGCAAAGGAGAACAGCACCTCGCAGAAAGCTTCACCTTCTGCGAACTCTCACCAACTCCAAATCT GTTAAAAGGAGTTCCGTCGTCTTAAATGTTCTTCTCCACATTTACAAGCTCAAAGTCAAGTTGGAAGAAATACAAAGAGAGTATCAAAACCTTATGGCTATCAAAAACGAATACTTAACTCTATTGGAGCATGTACAAATCCCAAAG GAAGTGAAGGTGGAGAAGATTGGAGAAGAGTTTGTAGTTAAAGTGACTTGCAACAAAGGAGGGGACAAATTGGTGTCAATACTAGAGGCTTTTGATGAACTGGGTCTTAATGTTCTTCAAGCAAGAGTTTCATGCaaccatttcttttccatggAAGCCATTGCTGTAGCTCAAGACCAACAAACAACTGATATCAAAGATGTAACTCAAGCTGTTCTTAAGGCCATTGAAAAGCATGGCGGGGGGGAGGAGACGCTTGTAACATAG